The Parafrankia discariae sequence CCTGCCGTCGCGGACGATCACCCCCCGTGGTGCCCGTCGCGCGGACCGCGGCGGGCCGCCCTGTGGACGGGAAAACCTTGTCCACAGGGCGCCGTTCAGCGGCCATCGGCGGCTCGCGTACGCGGAACCTGATCTCACCGGTGGGCGACCGACCCCCGGTGGGACGGAGCCTCGGATGCGGGTCAGTCAGCGGCTCGGCAGGTTCGGCGAGGACATCGCGGCGCGCCACCTGAGCGCCGACGGCGCGGAGATCCTCGCCCGGAACTGGCGTTGTCGGGACGGCGAGATCGACATCGTCGCCCGCCACGGCGACACGCTCGTCTTCTGCGAGGTGAAGACGCGCAGCGGCGCGGACTACGGAAGCGGCCCGGACGCCGTGGTCGGCCGCAAGGCGGCGAGAATCCGGCGGCTGGCCGTGCGGTGGCTCGCCGAGCACCCCCATCCACCCGCGGTCATCCGCTTCGACGTGCTGTCGGTCTACCGGGAACGGCAGGGGTCCGTCCGGGTGGAACACCTGCGGGGTGCCTTCTGATGGCGCTCGCACGGTCGCTGGCCGTCGCCGTCGTCGGCATCGAGGGCCACCTTGTCGAGGTGGAGGCCGACCTGGCCCGCGGCCTGCCCGGGCTGACGCTCATCGGCCTCCCGGACGCGGCACTGCACGAGGCCCGGGACCGGGTGCGGGCCGCCGTCGTCAACTCACGGGAGCGTTGGCCGGACCACCGGATCACCGTCGGCCTGTTCCCGGCGACCCTGCCCAAGTCCGGCAGTGGCTTCGACCTGGCGATGGCCGTCGCGATCATGGGCGCCGCAGGGGTGGTTCCCGCTGCCGCCCTCGGCGGCAGGGTGCTGATCGGCGAGCTCGCGCTCGACGGCCGGCTCCGGCCGGTGCGCGGAGTACTGCCCGCCGTTCTCGCGGCGGTTGAGGCCGGCCTGGAGAGCATCGTCGTGCCCGAGTCCAACGCGGGTGAGGCGTCACTGGTCCCGGGAGCGGTCGTCGAGCCCATGTCCGACCTGGCCAGCGTGCTCGGCCTGCTGCGCGGCCGCCCGCGGCTCGGTCCGTCGCGGATCCGGCTGGCGCCGGAAGCGGCGCCGTCGTCGCCGTCACGGTCGCCGGGTTCGCCGCCGCTGGCGGCGGCGGGTCGGGAGCCGGAGCCGGTCGGGCCCGATCTCGCGGACGTCGCCGGTCAGAGTCGGGGGCGCCTGGCGGTGGAGGTGGCCGCCGCGGGCGGGCACCACCTGTTCATGCAGGGCCCGCCCGGCTCGGGCAAGACCATGCTGGCCGAGCGGCTGCCCGGGCTGCTGCCGTCGCTGGACACCACCGCGGCACTGGAGGTCACGGCGGTGCACTCGGTGGCGGGCGTCCTCCCCGTCGGCCGCCCGCTGGTCACCCGGCCGCCCTTCCGCAGCCCGCATCACACCGCCACGCCGGCGGCGCTTGTCGGCTCCGGCTCCACGGTGATCCGCCCGGGGCTGGCCAGCCAGGCACACCACGGCGTCCTTTTCCTTGACGAGGCCCCGGAGTTCGGCCGGACCAGCCTGGACGTGCTGCGCCAGCCACTTGAGAGCGGCGTCATCGAGGTGGCGCGGGCCCGGGCCACCACCCGGTTCCCCGCCCGCTTCCTGCTCGTGCTGGCCGCGAACCCGTGCCCCTGCTCACGGGCCCGCGGCCCCCGGGACAACACGTGCGACTGCCCGAGCACGGCGCGCCGGCGCTACCTGGCGAGGCTGTCGGGGCCGCTGCTCGACCGGATCGACATCCAGGTGGCGCTGGCCGCGCCGAGCCGGGCGGAGCTGCGGGCCGATCGGGGGCTTGGAACCTCGTCGAGCGTCGTCGCCGAGCGTGTCGCCTCGGCCCGGGTCGCGATGCGGCGGAGGCTGGCCGGCACGCCATGGCGGCGAAACGCCGAAGTGCCCGGCCCGTCCCTGCGCCGCCAGTGGCCGCTGCGGCCGGACGCGACCCGGCTCGCCGACCGTGCCTTCGAACGTGGCCTGCTCACCGCGCGTGGGCTGGACCGGGTGCTGCGCGTCGCGTGGACGGTGGCGGACCTCAAAGGGGAGGACCGGCCGGGCTCCGACGAGATCGGGCTCGCCCTCGACCTGCGCCTCCCCGGATGGTCCGTGTGAGCGCCGGTGCGGGGGAGGCTCCGCGCCCGGCCGGCGTCCCGGCGCCCGGCGGCGACGAGCCTCGGCGCCTGGCCCGGATCGGGCTGAGCCGCATCGCCGGCCCGGACCTCTCCTCACTTCCCGAACAACTGCATGGGCTTGGGGAGGTGGCGCTGTGGGAGCGCCTGCGGCCGCAGCACCCCGGTGTCGACCCACGCCAGGACATCGAGATCGCGGCGCAGGTCGGCGCGCGTCCCATCTGCCCGGGCGACCCGGAGTGGCCCGTCCGCGTCAACGTCCTCGACCAGGCCCGCGGCGCGGGCCGGGAGGCCGGCGCCCCACTCGTGCTGTGGGCCCGGGGAACGGGCCGGCTCGATCACCTCAGCCAGCGGGCCGTGGCCGTCGTCGGCTGCCGCGCGGCCACCGCGTACGGCGTCCACCAGGCGGAGGAACTCGGGTACGGGCTCGCCGGGCGTGGCTGGACCGTGGTTTCCGGCGCGGCCTTCGGTATCGACGCCGCGGCCCACCGCGGTGCCCTCGCCGCCGCGGGGCCGACGATCGCCGTCCTCGCCGGGGGAGTGGACGTGCCCTATCCCGCCGCGCACGCCGATTTGCTCGACGAGATCGCCGCCTCCGGCCTGGTTCTCAGCGAGACCCCACCGGGCAGCCCGCCCTACCGGCGGCGGTTCCTCACCCGAAACCGGGTCATCGCCGCACTGTGCGCGGGGACGGTGCTCGTCGAGGCCGGGCTGCGCAGCGGCGCGCTGAACACCGTCCGCCACGCCCGGCGGCTCGGCCGCACCGTGATGGTGGTGCCGGGGCCGGTCACGAGCGCGATGAGCGCCGGCTGTCATCGCCTTCTGCGAGACCACCGCGAGGAGGCGGTGCTGGTCACCGGCGCCGGCGACATCTGCGAGGAGATCGGGCCGATCGGCGAGCTGGAGCCCCGGTCGAGCGGCCCGGCCCGGGCCCGCGACGGCCTCGCGGATCTCGTGCTGGAACTGCTCGACGTGATGCCGGCCCGCTCCGCGATCGGCGTCGCCGAGCTGGCCCGCCGTGTAGGCAGGCAGCCGGGGGCGATCCTCGCCCTGCTGGGCCCGCTCGCGGTCGAGGGCCTGGTGGAGGCGACCCACGCCGGGTACCGGCTGACCGCGCTCGGCCGCTCCTCGTCCTCCCCGCCCCGGGGCCGGGCGACCTCGCCCGGGGGAGCGGCACCGGCGGCATCCGCCCCGACCTCGCCTTGACGCCTCGCCATCCCGGCGGCCAAGGTCGCGCAATGGGGACGGGTGGCGATGCGGCGGCCACGGCCCGTGGTGGCCGCGATGACGGCGGTGGCAGCCGCGGCGACGGCGGCGGCAGTGACGGCGGTGGCAGCCGCGGCGACGGTGGCGGTGGCGATGAGGGTGCCTGGGCGGGTGCCGTCGAGGCCTTCGTGCGCCACCTGGTCGCTGAGCGGGACCGCTCGGCGGAGACCGTCCGGGCCTACCGCGCCGATCTCGCGGGCCTACGCGCGCACGCCGCCGCGGCCGGCCGGCCGGACCTCCCGGACCTGGATCTCGCCGTGCTCCGCGGGTGGCTCGCCGGCATGCGTTCCGCCGGGGCGGCCCCGGCCACCATCGCCCGCCGCGCGTCCCTCGCGAGGGTGTTCTCCGCCTTTGCCGCGCGGCGGGGATTCCTTCCCGACGACGTCGGCGCGCGGCTGGCGACCCCCCGGGTGCCGCGGCGGATCCCCCAGGTGATCACCGCGGCACAGGCGGACCGTCTTCTTGGGACAAGGCCACGGGGCGGCGCCGCACCGGAGCCGCGCGAGGTCGCGTTGCACCTGCGTGACGATCTGGTGCTGGAGATCCTTTACGGCAGTGCCGTGCGGGTCTCCGAGCTGTGCCGGCTCGACATCGGTGACGTCGACCATGAGCGGCGCCTCCTGCGCGTGCACGGCAAGGGCGGTCGCCAGCGCAACGTGCCGTTCAGCCTGCCCGCGGCGGGCGCACTCGACGTCTGGCTCACCAGGGGCCGGCCCTACCTCGCGACGCGTGTCGAGGTGGCGCTCCTGCTCGGTGCCCGCGGCGGCCGGCTCGACCCGCGCTCCGTGCGCCGGCTCGTCCAGGCACGCGCCGCCGCTGCGGGAGTTCCCGCCGGGCTGACCCCGCACGGTCTGCGCCATGGCGCGGCCACCCACATGGTCGAAGGCGGCGCGGACCTGCGCTCCGTGCAGGAGCTGCTGGGCCACGCGAGCCTGTCGACCACGCAGATCTACACCCACGTCACCCCGGAGCGGCTGCGCGCCGCCTTCGACCAGGCTCATCCGCGGGCCTGACGTCAGTCACCCAGGGGCAGCAGCCGTGGCGGGACCCGGCGGAAGAAGGAGAGGGGATCGAGGTACTCGGACCCGCGCAGCACGCCCCAGTGCAGGCAGGCGGCACCCGGGCAGCCCGGGTGGCCGGCTTCGAGGAGCCCGAGCCGATCGCCGTCGCTGACCGGCTGGCCGGCGCGGACGAGGGGGCGTACCGGCTCGTAGGTGGTCCGCAGCGCTCCGTGAACCACCGTCACGACCCATCTGTCGCCGACCCATCCGACGAACCCGACGACACCCGACCGCGCGGCCCGGACCTCGGCACCGGGCTCGGAACGAAGATCCACCCCCCGGTGGCCCGGGCCGTAGGGCTGCGCGGGAGCGCGGAAGATCCCGGCCACCACGACCGGCTCCGGCAGCGGCCAGCGCCAACTCCGCCCGCCGTCCGGTGCGGGCACCGGGACCGGGACCGGGGTGCCGGCGGTGGGCGCGGCCGGCGCCGCGAACGTCAGCCCACTCGGGGAGACGGCGCCCGCCACGGGTGCTACGGGTGCCGCGGGCGCTGAGGAGGCCGCCCGCGGGATCGCCACCGTCGTCGCGGGCGAGTCGGCGGACGATCCCGAGGCCATGGCGACCGGGCTCGTCGGCGGGGCAGGGATCGCGGCCGTCGCTGGCGGTGTCGACGCCACCGGAGCGGTCAGCATGTCCGGCACGCCCGCGCCGAACGACCCGCGGACCGGTAGCCGCCCGGGGCAGCCCAGGGCGATCATCAGTGCGAGCGCGGGGATCACGAGCCAGCGCGGGTCGAAGCGTGGCGGGTGGGGCACGGCGATTCGCCTCCGGGTTCGGCGGCCGACCGCGGGGCGGCCCGACACAGCGGCCATGAGTGGCCGTGAGCGGCCCTGAGTGCCGCCGCGGGCGGGGTTGGGGGAGCAGGGCTCCGTGGACGGTGCGGAGGACGGCGGCCGGACCCGATCGGGGTGGGTCCGGCCGCCGCCTGCTGGCTCGCGGGGGCTCGGTTCGCCAGCAACTCCAGGATGCGAGCAGGCGGCGGCAAATACAGCCAGCCAATGGCAAATGTGGATAACCAGAAATGAAAGACCGAAGACGGTGTCTCAGGGTGTCTCCTGAGACCCAGGGCCGGGCGTCGCGGCCACCGAGGGCGGTAGGCGGGGAGGCGGGCTCCACCGTGCGGGCGCGTCCCGCGCTGAGCTGGGCCGAGGGGCGGGTGGGGGCCGGCGTCGCCGGTCCGAGGAGTGGCCACCGCGGCCGGGTATCATCGTCACGGAGTCCGTTGGTCGGTGCGTTCCCGGCGCTGTGGGGTTTTGGCGGTTTGCCTCAGCGTCATAGGTGTCAGGTGCGTATCCGGTGGCGGTCGGGTGGCGGTCGTTCGGTCGACCTCTCACCGTTCACGGGCTCAGTTCGCACGCCCACTCCCGGCACTGACCGGGAGGGCCTCCTCGGTCCGTCGCCTCGCGGCGGCCATGGCCATCCGGGCGTCAGGGGCTCCGGCTTTCCGTCGGGGCCGTCACAACCGAGGCGTCCCGGCCGGCGGGCCGGGCGGGAAGGGAGCGACGGATCATGGCCGTCGTCACCATGAAGCAGCTCCTTGAGAGCGGCGTGCACTTCGGGCACCAGACCAAGCGCTGGAACCCGAAGATGAAGCGCTACATCTTCACCGAGCGCAATGGCATCTACATCATCGACCTCCAGCAGACGCTGTCGTACATCGACCGCGCCTACGACTTCGTCAAGGAGACGGTCGCCCACGGCGGCACCGTCCTCTTCATCGGGACGAAGAAGCAGGCACAGGAGGCGATCGAGGAGCAGGCCCAGCGGGTCGGCATGCCCTTCGTCAAGGAGCGTTGGCTCGGCGGGATGCTGACCAACTTCTCCACGGTCTACAAGCGGCTCCAGCGGCTCAAGGAGCTCGAGGAGATCGAGCTGACCGGTGGCACGGAGGTGCGGACCAAGAAGGAGCAGCTCGTCCTGACCCGGGAGAAGGCGAAGCTCGAGCGCACCCTCGGTGGTATCCGCGACATGGCCCGCGTGCCGAGCGCGGTGTGGGTCGTGGACACGAAGAAGGAGCACATCGCCGTTGGCGAGGCCCGCAAGCTGGGCATCCCGGTCGTGGCGATCCTCGACACCAACTGCGACCCCGACGAGGTCGACTACCCGATCCCGGGCAACGACGACGCCATCCGCAGCGCCGCGCTGCTGACCCGTGTCGTCGCCGACGCGGTGGCCGAGGGCCTGATGTCGCGGGCCGGCGCGTCGAGCAACGCCGAGGCCAAGCCGGAGCCGTCCACCGGCGAGGAGCCGCTCGCCGAGTGGGAGCAGGCCCTGCTGCGCGGGGACACCACGGCCGAGGCGCCCGCCGCCCCGGTGGCGACCGAGACCGCCGAGCCGACCGAGACCGCCGAGCCGACCGAGGCGGTCGCCGCTGTCGAGCCGGCCGCTGTCGAGCCGGCCGCCGTCGAGCCGGCCGCTGTCGAGCCGGCCGCCCAGGAGCAGCCCCAGCCGGACGCGGTCGGCACCGCCGTCTGATCTGACACACCCTGGTCTCACACGGGTTCTCCGGGGGGCGTTGTCACGCCCCCCGGAGAACCCGTTCCAGCCCCGACAGGGCCGTCCGGGTGACTGTCGGGGCGGGGGCGACCTCCGGAGGACGGCCGCCGACCGCCGCGGGCGGGCGACGGCGGTCCCGGGGGCGCTTCCGCGCGGCGGCGTCGCGTGTGTTTCGGCGCCGAGGCAGCACGCCCACCATCGCCAGCAATCGGAACTGACGAGAAGAGCACCATGGCAGACATCACAGCCGCCGACATCCGTAAGCTCCGGGAACTGACCGGCGCGGGGATGAGCGACGTCAAGAAGGCGCTCGTCGACCACGACGGTGACTTCGAGAAGGCCAAGTCCTGGCTGCGCGAGAAGGGCCTCGCGCAGGTCGCCAAGCGGGCGGGCCGCAGCACGGCGAACGGGCTGGTCGAGTCGTACCTGCACCGCACCGACCCGCAGCTCCCGCCGACGCTCGGCGTGCTCATCGAGCTGCGCTGCGAGACCGACTTCGTCGCCAAGACCGACGACTTCAAGCAGCTCGCGCGGGACCTCGCCCAGCACATCGCCGCGGCGGACCCGCTGTACGTGACCGCCGAGCAGATCCCGAACGAGGTGATCGAGCAGGAGCGGAAGATCTACGAGGCGGCCGCCCGCGAAGAGGGCAAGAACGACAAGGCCATCCCGAAGATCGTCGAGGGCCGGGTCAACGGGTACGTCAAGAGCGTCGTCCTGCTGGACCAGCCCTGGGTCAAGGACGGCAAGCTGACGATCCGCGCGCTGCTGGAGCAGGCCGGGTCCGCGCTGGGTGAGAAGATCGAAGTGGGCCGGTTCGCCCGGTTCAACATCAAGCAGGCCTGAGCGCGAGCGCACGGCGTCAGGTGACGTGACACGGCCGGGCACCCGGCGGGGGAGAATCTCCGCGGGCGTCCGGCCGGTGGTCCGTTCGGCCGTCGGTTCTTAGTACCGTCGGTTCCTGGCGTCGCCGGTCCGTGGCGCCGCGGGTCCGTTCGGTCCGGGTGCGGCGGCCGGGCCTGTCACGGTTCGAGCCGCACCACGGTTCGAGCTGGTCGACGCGCCACGCGGGGCCACGGGCAGCCGTGCCGGAGGCGTGCGGCAGACTGCTGTCAGCATGAACATCCTTGGCCGCTGATCCCGGCCGCCGGCGAAGGAGCCGCCCGTGACCGATGACGCCGACAGTGCCGTTGGAAGGGTGGATCCCGCCGCCCGCGCCGAGCCCGGGCCGCGGTGGACCCGCCTTCTGCTGAAACTCTCCGGCGAGGCCTTCGCCGGCGGTGAGCCGCTCGGGATCGACCCGGTGACGCTGGCGACGATCGCGCGCCAGATCGCCCAGGTGAGCCGCTCGGGGATCGAGGTCGCCATAGTCGTGGGGGCCGGCAACATGTTCCGCGGCCAGGCGCTGGCCGAGCGGGGCATGGACCGGGCCCGCGCCGACTACATGGGCATGCTGGGCACGGTCATCAACTGCCTGGCCCTGCAGGACGTCCTGGAGCGCGAGGGGATCGTCACCCGCGTGCAGACGGCGATCGCCATGGGCCAGGTCGCCGAGCCCTACCTGCCGCTGCGGGCGATCCGGCATCTGGAGAAGGGCCGGGTGGTCATCTTCGGCGCCGGCCTGGGGGCACCGTTCTTCTCGACGGACACCACCGCCGCCCAGCGGGCGCTGGAGATCAAGGCGCAGGCGGTGCTCAAGGCGACGAAGGTCGACGGGGTCTACGACTCCGACCCGGCGACGAACGCCGGCGCCGTCCGGTTCGACAGCCTCAGCTACAGCGAGGTCCTCGCGCGCGGCCTGAAGGTCATGGACGCGACCGCGATCAGCCTGTGCATGGACAACGACCTGCCCATTGTCGTTTTCGACCTCCTGACCGAGGGGAACATCTCCCGCGCCGTCCGGGGTGAGAAGATCGGCACGCTGGTCGGAGTCGAGACGTACGGAACGGAAGGTACGCGGTGATCGACGACACGCTCCTCGAGGCCGAGGAGAAGATGGACAAGGCCGTCTCGGTCGCCAAGGACGACTTCGCCAACATCCGCACGGGGCGGATCACGCCGGCGGTGTTCGGAAAGGTCCTGGTGGACTACTACGGCGCGCCGACGCCGGTGCAGCAGCTCGCCTCGTTCCACATCCCCGAGCCGCGCATGGTCATCATCACCCCGTACGACAAGTCGTCGCTGGGTGCGGTGGAGAAGGCCGTCCGTGACTCGGACCTCGGGGTCAACCCGAGCAACGACGGGACGATCATCCGGTGCGTCTTCCCGGAGCTGTCCGAGCAGCGCCGTCGTGACCTGGTGAAGGTGGCCCGCACCAAGGCCGAGGAGGCCCGGGTCAGTATCCGCAACGTCCGCCGGCACGCCAAGGACGCGATCGACCGGATCGTCCGCGACGGCGAGGCCGGCGAGGACGAGGGCCGCCGCGGGGAGAAGGACCTCGATGAGGCCACCCACCGTTACGTCAACCAGGTTGACGAGCTGCTCCGCATCAAGGAGTCGGACCTGTTGTCGGTCTGACTCCCGACCAGCGCCCGTCCGCGTGCGACGCCGTGCCC is a genomic window containing:
- a CDS encoding YraN family protein; the protein is MRVSQRLGRFGEDIAARHLSADGAEILARNWRCRDGEIDIVARHGDTLVFCEVKTRSGADYGSGPDAVVGRKAARIRRLAVRWLAEHPHPPAVIRFDVLSVYRERQGSVRVEHLRGAF
- a CDS encoding YifB family Mg chelatase-like AAA ATPase; the protein is MALARSLAVAVVGIEGHLVEVEADLARGLPGLTLIGLPDAALHEARDRVRAAVVNSRERWPDHRITVGLFPATLPKSGSGFDLAMAVAIMGAAGVVPAAALGGRVLIGELALDGRLRPVRGVLPAVLAAVEAGLESIVVPESNAGEASLVPGAVVEPMSDLASVLGLLRGRPRLGPSRIRLAPEAAPSSPSRSPGSPPLAAAGREPEPVGPDLADVAGQSRGRLAVEVAAAGGHHLFMQGPPGSGKTMLAERLPGLLPSLDTTAALEVTAVHSVAGVLPVGRPLVTRPPFRSPHHTATPAALVGSGSTVIRPGLASQAHHGVLFLDEAPEFGRTSLDVLRQPLESGVIEVARARATTRFPARFLLVLAANPCPCSRARGPRDNTCDCPSTARRRYLARLSGPLLDRIDIQVALAAPSRAELRADRGLGTSSSVVAERVASARVAMRRRLAGTPWRRNAEVPGPSLRRQWPLRPDATRLADRAFERGLLTARGLDRVLRVAWTVADLKGEDRPGSDEIGLALDLRLPGWSV
- the dprA gene encoding DNA-processing protein DprA, producing MSAGAGEAPRPAGVPAPGGDEPRRLARIGLSRIAGPDLSSLPEQLHGLGEVALWERLRPQHPGVDPRQDIEIAAQVGARPICPGDPEWPVRVNVLDQARGAGREAGAPLVLWARGTGRLDHLSQRAVAVVGCRAATAYGVHQAEELGYGLAGRGWTVVSGAAFGIDAAAHRGALAAAGPTIAVLAGGVDVPYPAAHADLLDEIAASGLVLSETPPGSPPYRRRFLTRNRVIAALCAGTVLVEAGLRSGALNTVRHARRLGRTVMVVPGPVTSAMSAGCHRLLRDHREEAVLVTGAGDICEEIGPIGELEPRSSGPARARDGLADLVLELLDVMPARSAIGVAELARRVGRQPGAILALLGPLAVEGLVEATHAGYRLTALGRSSSSPPRGRATSPGGAAPAASAPTSP
- a CDS encoding tyrosine recombinase XerC translates to MGTGGDAAATARGGRDDGGGSRGDGGGSDGGGSRGDGGGGDEGAWAGAVEAFVRHLVAERDRSAETVRAYRADLAGLRAHAAAAGRPDLPDLDLAVLRGWLAGMRSAGAAPATIARRASLARVFSAFAARRGFLPDDVGARLATPRVPRRIPQVITAAQADRLLGTRPRGGAAPEPREVALHLRDDLVLEILYGSAVRVSELCRLDIGDVDHERRLLRVHGKGGRQRNVPFSLPAAGALDVWLTRGRPYLATRVEVALLLGARGGRLDPRSVRRLVQARAAAAGVPAGLTPHGLRHGAATHMVEGGADLRSVQELLGHASLSTTQIYTHVTPERLRAAFDQAHPRA
- a CDS encoding peptidoglycan DD-metalloendopeptidase family protein — its product is MPHPPRFDPRWLVIPALALMIALGCPGRLPVRGSFGAGVPDMLTAPVASTPPATAAIPAPPTSPVAMASGSSADSPATTVAIPRAASSAPAAPVAPVAGAVSPSGLTFAAPAAPTAGTPVPVPVPAPDGGRSWRWPLPEPVVVAGIFRAPAQPYGPGHRGVDLRSEPGAEVRAARSGVVGFVGWVGDRWVVTVVHGALRTTYEPVRPLVRAGQPVSDGDRLGLLEAGHPGCPGAACLHWGVLRGSEYLDPLSFFRRVPPRLLPLGD
- the rpsB gene encoding 30S ribosomal protein S2; protein product: MAVVTMKQLLESGVHFGHQTKRWNPKMKRYIFTERNGIYIIDLQQTLSYIDRAYDFVKETVAHGGTVLFIGTKKQAQEAIEEQAQRVGMPFVKERWLGGMLTNFSTVYKRLQRLKELEEIELTGGTEVRTKKEQLVLTREKAKLERTLGGIRDMARVPSAVWVVDTKKEHIAVGEARKLGIPVVAILDTNCDPDEVDYPIPGNDDAIRSAALLTRVVADAVAEGLMSRAGASSNAEAKPEPSTGEEPLAEWEQALLRGDTTAEAPAAPVATETAEPTETAEPTEAVAAVEPAAVEPAAVEPAAVEPAAQEQPQPDAVGTAV
- a CDS encoding translation elongation factor Ts, producing the protein MADITAADIRKLRELTGAGMSDVKKALVDHDGDFEKAKSWLREKGLAQVAKRAGRSTANGLVESYLHRTDPQLPPTLGVLIELRCETDFVAKTDDFKQLARDLAQHIAAADPLYVTAEQIPNEVIEQERKIYEAAAREEGKNDKAIPKIVEGRVNGYVKSVVLLDQPWVKDGKLTIRALLEQAGSALGEKIEVGRFARFNIKQA
- the pyrH gene encoding UMP kinase; the protein is MTDDADSAVGRVDPAARAEPGPRWTRLLLKLSGEAFAGGEPLGIDPVTLATIARQIAQVSRSGIEVAIVVGAGNMFRGQALAERGMDRARADYMGMLGTVINCLALQDVLEREGIVTRVQTAIAMGQVAEPYLPLRAIRHLEKGRVVIFGAGLGAPFFSTDTTAAQRALEIKAQAVLKATKVDGVYDSDPATNAGAVRFDSLSYSEVLARGLKVMDATAISLCMDNDLPIVVFDLLTEGNISRAVRGEKIGTLVGVETYGTEGTR
- the frr gene encoding ribosome recycling factor, translated to MIDDTLLEAEEKMDKAVSVAKDDFANIRTGRITPAVFGKVLVDYYGAPTPVQQLASFHIPEPRMVIITPYDKSSLGAVEKAVRDSDLGVNPSNDGTIIRCVFPELSEQRRRDLVKVARTKAEEARVSIRNVRRHAKDAIDRIVRDGEAGEDEGRRGEKDLDEATHRYVNQVDELLRIKESDLLSV